The sequence CTTGTAAAGGGCTGTTACTGAGAagaagtgttgggggggggggtccatgttgcgtattttttctttaagaaataaGTATTTGTTAGCAGTAAACAATGGTAAACTCAAAATGGGAGAAAAACAATATTACGAAAGGATTGGACCGCTATTCTTCATATACAGGAGATGTTAGATTTCAGACAGTCACAACTGAGTtgcagccactgtgctgctttctatgttgGCATGACAACCAGCAAGTTGTCTACCCACATGaacagccactgacaaactgtggctaagTGACAATTGTGCCACGCAGTTGCTGAAAATGCTGCGCAACATAGTGTACTTCACTTCAGTGGCTGATTCATAGCCTGTGGCATCTAGATCCTTCCAACCAACTACTACATTtatgaactgcgcaggtgggaactctccctgaaaTATATCCTTCCCACACTCCTGCCCTGCTACAGCCTCCTCCTCACGCTTGCTACCCATGGATTGCTTCTCCCACCAAGTGCAGCTGCTGGCAGTCCAGATTTGGtggccagagactgtgtgtgtgtgtgtgtgtgtgtgtgtgtgtgtgtgtgtgtgtgtgtgtgtgtgtgttttatgctcGCGTCTCGCTTCGGCAGCTGGAGAGAGTGGTCATATGTGTACCAGTAGCATTGCATTTGTGTGAATGTACGTCATCTAATCCAGGAGGCCTTTtgaccaaaagcttacttgtttagcactcttttttgttgtatctgtctgtgactcaacatctccactatgtggcgagtagcaatcttgccttttcataatttttttttgcagaaaaaatGCTAGTTCTTTTTCCTCTACAGATTTGTTGGTGAAAACTCGTATAAAGCGCTTTGGACCTGAATATTATATTACTTTGTTGCAGACCCCGTTGCATCTTGCTGTTATACATAAGATGACGGAAGCTGTAGACATACTGATCAAATTTGGAGCAAAGCCACAATTCAGGGATAAAGCTGCCAACACTTCATTTCATTTGGCTGTACAGAGGGATGCACATTGTCCAGATATTCTGTGGCGCTTGCTGACAGCTCCAGGTCTTCGGAAAACTGATCTAGAACTGTTCAATGATGATGGTAAGTATAGCATTGTAGTCGAGAGTATCATTTCCGTGGTGTTTCTTTGTGCCACGTGTATAATGATTTGTGAACTCGCAAGACATTGATGGTAATTTTCCATTTTACAGGTTACGCGCCGATGCATCTGTGTGCTATGTATGATAAAGTGGAAGAACTTCGGGCGTTGATTTCCATTGGTGCCGACGTAAATTTAAAGGTAcaatctgtaaatatatgtgtgtagTGGAAACTGTTTCTAAACTCTTTccagaaaatttttttaaagaggAAATAGTTTCTCTAGgaagttcatcataagaataaacctgatgcaaacaaacacaaacgtgatgattggtcagaaACTGTAGTGCACGTACATTGGTATTATGCTCTTGGACGTAGATCCTACATATGCATCCTTTTACCAAGTgtcattaaatgaaactttaagctaTTCGAAATGTATtaaa comes from Schistocerca piceifrons isolate TAMUIC-IGC-003096 chromosome 8, iqSchPice1.1, whole genome shotgun sequence and encodes:
- the LOC124711715 gene encoding B-cell lymphoma 3 protein-like, which encodes MTEAVDILIKFGAKPQFRDKAANTSFHLAVQRDAHCPDILWRLLTAPGLRKTDLELFNDDGYAPMHLCAMYDKVEELRALISIGADVNLKDTKSGRTPLFHAVETNSATCCRVLLHSGANSTEQNYAGHTPIIAASEFANPNVEAAMINHKEVHEDIIAQLERGRHRNSIMEN